GTAGTCCATGAGATTGGTTTCTTCTGATGGATCAGCCTCAAGCCCCTTCTTCAATGCCTGTATCATCATGGATTCGGGCAGAGAGCCTTCAGCGTAGAATTTGCCGTTTATCACAGTTCTCGGAACGCCCTGCACCCTGAACTTCGTTGACAGTTCGGGGAATTCGTTGGCTTCTATCACTTCCGATTTTACTTTATCACTGTAACGTGCCATTCTGCTTGCAAGAACAGCCGCAGAAGGACAATGGGGACATGTGGGAGTAACGAAGACCTGCATGTTGAGATCATCTTCCAGTTCTTTCAGGAACTGCATGGTATCCTCCGTGAGCGGTTCTTCCGATCCCCCGGTATCGATTATAGTGGTCAGGAGGGAGCTGAATTCGTATCCTGAAGGGGTTCCGTAGAATTTAACCCTTGAATTGGTTCCATCTGAGACGATTATAGCGGGGGCTTTATCAACACCGTCTTTCTCAGCCTCTTCCCGGTTGTCGAGGGAGTTCAGAAAGGAGATTTTCAGCTTTTCCGATAATTCGTCAAGTTCCTTGAGTATATTTTCAGTGTCCTGGCACGTCGGGCATTCCAGTTTCTGAGTGTACACTCTTACATGTACATCGCTTACAAGGGCGCCGAATATCTTTCTTACTTCACCTGCATCATTATCCGATAGTAAAGCCATTGTTCTTCATCCCCATTACTACTGCAGCATCTCAAATACCGCTGAAGCGGCTCTTGCGCCGTCGGAAACAGCGGTGACTATCTGCCGCAGTCCGTTATCTGTTACATCTCCCGCAGCGAAGACGTTCCTATTTGATGTGTGAACGATATCGCGGGTTCTGATTGTTCCGTTATCGTTCAGTTCAACAAGGTCTACAAAAGGTTCCGTGGCCGGTTTCCGCCCGACGTACATGAATACACCGTCAAGCTTCAGCTCCCTTTCACCGTCCGTGGTATTCAGAATTACACTTTCAACACCATCGTCTCCTTTTATCTCCTTCAGCGTTGTATTCCATAGAACGTTGCAGTTCCCGCGAGAGAGGAGTTTTTCCGCGAGGTAGGGTTCTGCCCGGAACTTGTCCCTCCTGTGAACAAGGGTTAGCTCAGAGACGAATTCGGAAAGATGGAGAGCTTCCTTTACCGCGCTGTCACCGCCACCGACAACGAGTACATGAGAATTCCTGAAAAAAGGCGCGTCACAGGTTGCGCAGTAGCTGACTCCCCTTCCGTAGAATTTATCCTCGCCGGGTACTCCGAGCTTCGCGGGTGCGGCACCGGTGGCTATTATGAGATGTTTTACGGAATAGATGGATGAATCGGCCTTTATCTCAATTCTGTCATTAATTGGAACGGCAGATATTACCGAAGCTGATTCGAAAACACCGCCCCAGCTTTCAGCCTGTTTCTTCATGGCCGCAACAAGGTCGCCTCCGCTTATTGTCTTTATACCCGGGTAATTCTCTATCAGAGCTGTCAGGGCTGCCTGTCCTCCCGGCTGGTAGCTTTCAAGAACGATATGCTCAATATCGTATCTCGCGGCATAAAGGGCGGCGGAAAGGGCGGCGGGACCACCACCGGCAATGACAAGATCGAGTTCACGATTCTC
This is a stretch of genomic DNA from Candidatus Aegiribacteria sp.. It encodes these proteins:
- a CDS encoding thioredoxin family protein, with the translated sequence MALLSDNDAGEVRKIFGALVSDVHVRVYTQKLECPTCQDTENILKELDELSEKLKISFLNSLDNREEAEKDGVDKAPAIIVSDGTNSRVKFYGTPSGYEFSSLLTTIIDTGGSEEPLTEDTMQFLKELEDDLNMQVFVTPTCPHCPSAAVLASRMARYSDKVKSEVIEANEFPELSTKFRVQGVPRTVINGKFYAEGSLPESMMIQALKKGLEADPSEETNLMDYLQND
- a CDS encoding FAD-dependent oxidoreductase, producing the protein MDLKTGLVGSSSSENRELDLVIAGGGPAALSAALYAARYDIEHIVLESYQPGGQAALTALIENYPGIKTISGGDLVAAMKKQAESWGGVFESASVISAVPINDRIEIKADSSIYSVKHLIIATGAAPAKLGVPGEDKFYGRGVSYCATCDAPFFRNSHVLVVGGGDSAVKEALHLSEFVSELTLVHRRDKFRAEPYLAEKLLSRGNCNVLWNTTLKEIKGDDGVESVILNTTDGERELKLDGVFMYVGRKPATEPFVDLVELNDNGTIRTRDIVHTSNRNVFAAGDVTDNGLRQIVTAVSDGARAASAVFEMLQ